Part of the Tetragenococcus koreensis genome, TTGATTAAATCAGCCACATTTTGGTCATCCATCCCGATAATCCAATCGAACATATAATAATCTTCGCTAGAGATAGGCCGCGAACGCATGTTAGTAAAATCAACGCCTTCACGTTTTAAAATGGCTTGGGTACCAGGGTGAGGCAGGTTCCCTTCTTCCCAACTACTAGTACCTGCTGAATCTACTTGTAATATGTATCCTCTTTCTTTACTGTATTGCTTCATCAAACCTTCCGCCATTGGGGAGCGGCAGATATTTCCTAAACAAACAAATAAAACTTTTGGCATATACTTCTCCTTTATTTTACTTCTTAGTCTAATTTATCCTGGTAAGGATAATGGAAATGTTCATAAGAGCGAATGGTAGCAATTCTACCTCTCGGCGTACGCTTTAAAAATCCTTTCTGAATCAAAAAGGGTTCATACATATCTTCTACTGTCTCTTGTTCTTCACCTATATTAACCGATAATGTACTCAATCCAACAGGTCCGCCACCATATAATTCAATCATCGTCTTAATTAATTTTTGATCAATATAATCTAGCCCTGCACTATCAACCTGCAATAGCGATAAAGCCCTATCCGCAATTTTTTGATCAATCACACCATCTGCTTGTACTTGAGCAAAGTCACGAATTCGTTTTAATAAACGATTGGCAACCCGCGGCGTACCACGAGATCGTCTTGCAATCTCAACTGCTCCTTCTGTAACAATTTCTGTTTGAAAAACAGTCGAAGACCGTAAAACAATTTCTTTCAGATCTTTTTCCTCATAGTATTCCATATGAGAGATAATACCAAAGCGATCTCTTAATGGGGCAGAAAGCATCCCTGCTCTGGTTGTGGCGCCGATCAAGGTAAATGGCGGTAAAGGAAAATGAACTGGATGAGCAGTTGTCCCTTGCCCTACCATAATATCTACATAAAAATCTTCCATTGCTGAATACAACATTTCCTCGGCTACCCGAGGCAATCGATGGATTTCATCTATAAATAACACATCGCCTGGTTCTAATTCATTCAATGTTGCAATCAGATCCCCTGGTTTTTCGATAGATGGGCCACTTGTAGTGCGTAAGTGAACTTCCATCTCATTAGCAATTACCATGGCCATTGTTGTTTTTCCTAAACCAGGTGGGCCATACAACAGTACATGGTCAAGAGCTTCCTCTCTATTCTTGGCTGCCTTGATATAGATCGTCAATTCGTCTTTTACTTTGTCTTGGCCAATATATTGCGATAAAAATTGGGGGCGCAAAGATTTTTCATAAATTTCTTCTTCTTGGTTTGCATTTGGCGAACTTATTCGTTCTGTCATATCACCCCTCCTTCCGTTTAAAAAATAAAGTGATAATTATTTTTTCATCATTACTTTCAATGCCATCCGCAAATATTCATCGGTAGTCATTGGTTCTTCTTGTTGCAATATTTTATAAACTTTCTTGATTTCCTTATCAGTATAACCTAAAGCTTGTAAAGCTTCCATTGATTCATTTAGCGCTGGATTTTCTTGTGTCTGTGTCGTATTTTTATTTGTCGTTGGCGCTTCTTCCAGCTTACCTTGCAAATCTAAAATTAATTGCTGGGCAGTTTTTTTACCGACACCAGGAAATTTTGTCAAAAAAGTGATATTGGAAGATTCAATTGCTGTGATTAGCCCTTCGTGGTCTTCATTTGCCATAATTGCCAGCCCACTCTTAGGTCCGATTCCAGAGACACTAATCAAACGTAAAAATAATCTTTTTTCTTCCAACGTGTTAAAGCCATATAATGTATGCGCATCTTCTCGAATGACTTGATGAACAAAAACTTTTATTTGTTGATTCATTTGATCACTGTATTGATAAGGGTTTCCTACAGCGATTAGGTAGCCAATACCATTATTTTCTATAACGATATAAGCAGGATGGATCTCTGTTAAATTTCCAATTATATATTCGTACATAATTTTTCCTTTCTGCACGTATGTTCCCTTATTATAACACAAACCATAGTAAAATAAAAAATCCGCTTTAAATTAAAGCGGATTTTTTATAAGGGCCTTTCTTAGCTATTCTACATATTTCACGTAATCGCCATATCCCTTTTTGTCCATGTCATTTAAAGGGACGAACGTTAAAGCAGCTGAGTTAATACAATAACGCAAACCACCTTCTTCTTTTGGACCATCATTAAAAACATGACCTAAATGCGAGTCTGCTTGGCTACTTCTTACTTCCGTCCGTGGTTGTGCTAAAGTAAAATCAGCTTTTTCTTGGATACTTGAACCAGGTATGGGTTGAGAGAATGACGGCCAGCCGCAACCAGCATCATATTTACTCGATGAAGCAAAAAGTGGTTCTCCACTTACCACATCTACATAAATTCCCTTTTCATAAAAGTCATCATATTTTCCAGAAAAAGGGCGCTCTGTCCCATTTTCTTGTGTTACTTCATAAGCAGTAGAGGAAAGCTGTTCTTTTAAATCTTTTTTCGTATATTCAGACATTTAATCACCTTCTTTAGCTACATTTTCTCTTGTTTAAGATAATTTGTCTAATTTTTTGCATTTTCTGCTTTATCTTACGACACAAAAAAAGAACTCCGTTATCGGAGTTCTTTTTGACTTGCGTGGCGACGTCCGACTCTCACAAGGGGATAACCCCTCACTACAATTGGCGCTAAGAAGCTTAACGACTGTGTTCGGCATGGGAACAGGTGTCTCCTTCTTGCGATCGCCACCACACACAAAATCATGTTGAGTGAACCTTTCGTTCTCTCAAAACTGGATGAAAAACAACCGCCATTTGCAACCGAAAACCCTTGAACCTGTGGTTAAGTCCTCGATCGATTAGTATCCGTCCGCTCCAACCCTCACGGGTCTTCCACTTCGGACCTATCTACCTGATCTTCTTTCAGGGATCTTACTTTCTTTGAAGAAAGGGGAAATCTCATCTTGAGGGGGACTTCACGCTTAGATGCTTTCAGCGTTTATTCCTGCCCTACATAGCTACCCAGCGATGCCGTTGGCACGACAACTGGTACACCAGCGGTAGGTCCATCCCGGTCCTCTCGTACTAAGGACAGCGCCTCGCAAATTTCCTACGCCCGCGACGGATAGGGACCGAACTGTCTCACGACGTTCTGAACCCAGCTCGCGTGCCGCTTTAATGGGCGAACAGCCCAACCCTTGGGACCGACTACAGCCCCAGGATGCGACGAGCCGACATCGAGGTGCCAAACCTCCCCGTCGATGTGGACTCTTGGGGGAGATAAGCCTGTTATCCCCAGGGTAGCTTTTATCCGTTGAGCGATGGCCCTTCCATGCGGAACCACCGGATCACTAAGCCCGACTTTCGTCCCTGCTCGACTTGTCTGTCTCGCAGTCAAGCTCCCTTCTGCCTTTACACTCGTTGAATGATTTCCAACCATTCTGAGGGAACCTTGGGGCGCCTCCGTTACCTTTTGGGAGGCGACCGCCCCAGTCAAACTGCCCATCTGACACTGTCTCCCGCCACGCTAAGTGGCGCGGGTTAGAGTGGCCATAACGCAAGGGTAGTATCCCACTGATGCCTCCTTCGAGACTCGCGTCCCGAATTCTACGGCTCCTACCTATCCTGTACATGCGGTACAGACACGCAATATCAAATTACAGTAAAGCTCCATGGGGTCTTTCCGTCCTGTCGCGGGTAACCTGCATTTTCACAGGTACTAAAATTTCACCGAGTCTCTCGTTGAGACAGTGCCCAAATCGTTACGCCTTTCGTGCGGGTCGGAACTTACCCGACAAGGAATTTCGCTACCTTAGGACCGTTATAGTTACGGCCGCCGTTTACTGGGGCTTCAATTCGTACCTTCGCTTACGCTAAGCACTCCTCTTAACCTTCCAGCACCGGGCAGGCGTCAGCCCCTATACGTCATCTTACGATTTTGCAGAGACCTGTGTTTTTGATAAACAGTCGCTTGGGCCTATTCACTGCGGCTGCTCGTTAGAGCAGCACCCCTTCTCCCGAAGTTACGGGGTCATTTTGCCGAGTTCCTTAACGAGAGTTCGCTCGCTCACCTGAGGATACTCTCCTCGACTACCTGTGTCGGTTTGCGGTACGGGCCATTGCCTTCTTGCTAGAAGTTTTTCTTGGCAGTGTGACGCCAGAACTTCGGTACTTAAATTTCCCTCCCCATCACAGCTGGTCGTTGACAAGAAAAAGCCTTTCACTCTTTCTACGACTCACTGCTTGGACAGACCTTTCCATTCGTCTGCTTTCTTTTGCCTCCTGCGTCCCTCCATCACTCAAATGAAGACAACAGGTACAGGAATATCAACCTGTTGGCCATCGCCTACGCCTTTCGGCCTCAGCTTAGGTCCCGACTAACCCTGGGCGGACGAGCCTTCCCCAGGAAACCTTAGTCTTACGGTGGACAGGATTCTCACCTGTCTTTCGCTACTCATACCGGCATTCTCACTTCTAAGCGCTCCAGCAGTCCTTACGATCTGCCTTCTCTGCCCTTAGAACGCTCTCCTACCAATGCACCTAAGGGTGCATTCCACAGCTTCGGCAGTATGTTTAGCCCCGGTAAATTTTCGGCGCAGGGTCACTCGACTAGTGAGCTATTACGCACTCTTTCAATGATGGCTGCTTCTGAGCCAACATCCTAGTTGTCTGAGCAACCCCACCTCCTTTTCCACTTAACATACATTTAGGGGCCTTAGCTGGTGGTCTGGGCTGTTTCCCTTTCGACGATGGATCTTATCACTCACCGTCTGACTGCCGAGGCAAAATGAATGGCATTCGGAGTTTATCTGCATTCGGTAACCCGAAAGGGGCCCCTCGTCCAAACAGTGCTCTACCTCCATCATTCGTTCCTCGACGCTAGCCCTAAAGCTATTTCGGAGAGAACCAGCTATCTCCAAGTTCGTTTGGAATTTCTCCGCTACCCACACCTCATCCCCGCACTTTTCAACGTACGTGGGTTCGGTCCTCCAGTGCGTTTTACCGCACCTTCAACCTGGACATGGGTAGATCACCTGGTTTCGGGTCTGCGTCGACTGACTCAAAGCGCCCATTTCAGACTCGCTTTCGCTGCGGCTCCGTCTTTTTACGACTTAACCTCGCCAGCCAACGCAACTCGCCGGTTCATTCTGCAAAAGGCACGCTATCACCCATTAACGGGCTCTAACTTGTTGTAAGCACACGGTTTCAGGATCTCTTTCACTCCCCTTCCGGGGTGCTTTTCACCTTTCCCTCACGGTACTGGTTCACTATCGGCCACTAGGGAGTATTTAGCCTTGGGAGATGGTCCTCCCGGTTTCCGACGGCATTTCGCGTGTGCCGCCGTACTCAGGATCCGTTAAAACAAGTTGCCGGCCTTCGCCTACGGGGCTCTTACCCGCTCTGGCGGATCGTTCCAGATCCTTTGGCTGCCCTTTTTCTTGTGCTGTTAACGTCCTACAACCCCAAAATGCAAGCATCCTGGTTTGGGCTCTTCCCGTTTCGCTCGCCGCTACTCAGGGAATCGAGTTTTCTTTTTCTTCCTGCAGGTACTAAGATGTTTCAGTTCCCTGCGTCTACCGCTTGCCTGCTATGTATTCACAGATCAAGCCACATTCGATTAAAAATGCGGGGTTTCCCCATTCGGAAATCTCTGGATCCCAGCTTACTTACAGCTCCCCAGAGCATATCGGTGTTGGTCCCGTCCTTCATCGGCTCCTAGTGCCAAGGCATTCACCGTGTGCCCTTTTCTACTTAACCTTACTCGACCTTGCGGTCGAGGGACCAACGATGGTTCTATACTTTTAGCGATAAAAGCCCATCGATGGCCGCTTTTTTTTGAACTCTTTCAAAAACGCGTTCAACGCGATTCTCGGTTGGTGTTGATTGTTGTTTTTCTATCCAGTTTTCAAAGAACCAAAGTTTGAGAGTAAACCTCTCAAAACTGAACAAAGCGCAAACGATGTGTAAAACTTCCGTAATTTTTCCTTAGAAAGGAGGTGATCCAGCCGCACCTTCCGATACGGCTACCTTGTTACGACTTCACCCCAATCATTCATCCCACCTTAGGCGGCTGGCTCCTCTAATGAGGTTGCCGCACCGACTTTGGGTGTTACAAACTCTCGTGGTGTGACGGGCGGTGTGTACAAGGCCCGGGAACGGATTCACCGCGGCATGCTGATCCGCGATTACTAGCGATTCCGGCTTCATGCAGGCGAGTTGCAGCCTGCAATCCGAACTGAGAGAAGCTTTCAGAGATTCGCGCGGCCTTGCGGCTTGGCTTGCTCGTTGTACTTCCCATTGTAGCACGTGTGTAGCCCAGGTCATAAGGGGCATGATGATTTGACGTCATCCCCACCTTCCTCCGGTTTGTCACCGGCAGTCTTGCTAGAGTGCCCAACTGAATGCTGGCAACTAACAATAAGGGTTGCGCTCGTTGCGGGACTTAACCCAACATCTCACGACACGAGCTGACGACAACCATGCACCACCTGTCACTTTGCCCCGAAGGGGAAACGCGATCTCTCGCGTGGTCAAAGGATGTCAAGACCTGGTAAGGTTCTTCGCGTTGCTTCGAATTAAACCACATGCTCCACCGCTTGTGCGGGCCCCGTCAATTCCTTTGAGTTTCAACCTTGCGGTCGTACTCCCCAGGCGGAGTGCTTAATGCGTTAACTGCAGCACTGAAGGGCGGAAACCCTCCAACACTTAGCACTCATCGTTTACGGCGTGGACTACCAGGGTATCTAATCCTGTTTGCTACCCACGCTTTCGAGCCTCAGCGTCAGTTACAGACCAGAGAGCCGCCTTCGCCACTGGTGTTCCTCCATATATCTACGCATTTCACCGCTACACATGGAATTCCACTCTCCTCTTCTGCACTCAAGTGATCCAGTTTCCAATGACCCTCCCGGTTGAGCCGGGGCTTTCACATCAGACTTAAATCACCGCCTGCGCTCGCTTTACGCCCAATAAATCCGGACAACGCTTGCCACCTACGTATTACCGCGGCTGCTGGCACGTAGTTAGCCGTGGCTTTCTGGTCAGCTACCGTCATAGAAAAAGCATTGCCTCTTTTTCCTGTTCTTTGCTGACAACAGAGCTTTACGATCCGAAAACCTTCTTCACTCACGCGGCGTTGCTCGGTCAGACTTTCGTCCATTGCCGAAGATTCCCTACTGCTGCCTCCCGTAGGAGTCTGGGCCGTGTCTCAGTCCCAGTGTGGCCGATCACCCTCTCAGGTCGGCTATGCATCGTTGCTTTGGTGAGCCGTTACCTCACCAACTGGCTAATGCACCGCGGGACCAGCCATCAGTGACGCAAAAAGCGCCTTTTAGCTTTCTTTCAGGCGAAAGAAAGCCTTATGCGGTATTAGCACCTGTTTCCAAGTGTTATCCCCCGCTGATGGATAGGTTCCCCACGTGTTACTCACCCGTCCGCCACTCCGCTTCAAAAGAAACCGAAGTTTCGATCGA contains:
- the msrB gene encoding peptide-methionine (R)-S-oxide reductase MsrB, which produces MSEYTKKDLKEQLSSTAYEVTQENGTERPFSGKYDDFYEKGIYVDVVSGEPLFASSSKYDAGCGWPSFSQPIPGSSIQEKADFTLAQPRTEVRSSQADSHLGHVFNDGPKEEGGLRYCINSAALTFVPLNDMDKKGYGDYVKYVE
- a CDS encoding low molecular weight protein-tyrosine-phosphatase, producing MPKVLFVCLGNICRSPMAEGLMKQYSKERGYILQVDSAGTSSWEEGNLPHPGTQAILKREGVDFTNMRSRPISSEDYYMFDWIIGMDDQNVADLINRAPQGMADKVHLYMEVVKGKQQQEIPDPWYSGQFEKTYRMLMEGLKPWLNRFKEEA
- the ruvB gene encoding Holliday junction branch migration DNA helicase RuvB; the encoded protein is MTERISSPNANQEEEIYEKSLRPQFLSQYIGQDKVKDELTIYIKAAKNREEALDHVLLYGPPGLGKTTMAMVIANEMEVHLRTTSGPSIEKPGDLIATLNELEPGDVLFIDEIHRLPRVAEEMLYSAMEDFYVDIMVGQGTTAHPVHFPLPPFTLIGATTRAGMLSAPLRDRFGIISHMEYYEEKDLKEIVLRSSTVFQTEIVTEGAVEIARRSRGTPRVANRLLKRIRDFAQVQADGVIDQKIADRALSLLQVDSAGLDYIDQKLIKTMIELYGGGPVGLSTLSVNIGEEQETVEDMYEPFLIQKGFLKRTPRGRIATIRSYEHFHYPYQDKLD
- the ruvA gene encoding Holliday junction branch migration protein RuvA, coding for MYEYIIGNLTEIHPAYIVIENNGIGYLIAVGNPYQYSDQMNQQIKVFVHQVIREDAHTLYGFNTLEEKRLFLRLISVSGIGPKSGLAIMANEDHEGLITAIESSNITFLTKFPGVGKKTAQQLILDLQGKLEEAPTTNKNTTQTQENPALNESMEALQALGYTDKEIKKVYKILQQEEPMTTDEYLRMALKVMMKK